The following coding sequences lie in one Bordetella genomosp. 9 genomic window:
- the hemE gene encoding uroporphyrinogen decarboxylase, translated as MSAAALQNDVFLRALLREPVPYTPIWLMRQAGRYLPEYNATREKAGSFLGLAQNPDYAAEVTLQPLARYPLDAAILFSDILTVPHAMGLGLEFRAGEGPHFDRPVRTEADVAALAPPDLERLRYVFDAVSLIRRELNGSVPLIGFAGSPWTIACYMVEGKGSDDYRLIKGMAYARPDLIHRILQVNTTATIQYLNAQIAAGAQAVMLFDSWGGVLADGLFQAYSLAYTRQVVAGLTREHEGRRVPVIVFTKGGGMWLEDIAQCGADAVGVDWTVNLRRARQRVADAVALQGNLDPMALFGGGPAIRAEARRVVADFGRVGRGGHVFNLGHGISRFTPPEAVAELVDEVHAYSPAFHAAAP; from the coding sequence GTGTCCGCCGCCGCATTGCAAAACGATGTCTTCCTGCGCGCCCTGTTGCGCGAACCGGTGCCCTACACGCCTATCTGGCTGATGCGGCAGGCGGGGCGCTACCTGCCTGAATACAACGCCACGCGCGAGAAGGCGGGGTCCTTTCTGGGCCTGGCGCAGAACCCCGACTACGCGGCCGAGGTCACGCTGCAGCCGTTGGCGCGTTACCCTCTGGACGCGGCCATCCTGTTTTCAGACATCCTCACCGTGCCTCATGCCATGGGATTGGGCCTGGAGTTCCGCGCCGGTGAAGGGCCGCATTTCGATCGCCCTGTCCGTACAGAGGCCGATGTCGCAGCGCTTGCGCCGCCGGACCTGGAGCGCCTGCGCTATGTCTTCGACGCCGTTTCATTGATACGCCGGGAGCTGAACGGCTCCGTGCCGCTGATCGGTTTCGCCGGCAGCCCTTGGACCATCGCCTGTTATATGGTCGAAGGCAAGGGCAGTGACGACTACCGGCTCATCAAGGGCATGGCTTACGCCCGGCCGGACCTGATACATCGCATTCTGCAGGTAAATACCACGGCGACCATTCAATACCTCAATGCGCAAATCGCCGCAGGCGCCCAGGCCGTCATGCTGTTCGATAGCTGGGGCGGCGTGCTTGCCGACGGCCTGTTTCAAGCCTATTCCCTCGCGTATACCCGGCAGGTGGTCGCCGGCCTGACGCGCGAACACGAAGGCCGGCGTGTGCCGGTCATCGTGTTCACCAAGGGCGGCGGCATGTGGCTGGAAGACATTGCTCAATGCGGCGCCGACGCGGTAGGGGTGGATTGGACGGTCAATCTGCGCCGCGCACGCCAGCGGGTGGCCGACGCCGTGGCCCTGCAGGGAAACCTGGACCCCATGGCCTTGTTCGGCGGCGGCCCCGCGATCCGGGCCGAGGCCAGGCGCGTGGTGGCCGACTTCGGACGCGTGGGCAGGGGAGGGCACGTGTTCAACCTGGGACACGGCATCTCTCGCTTTACTCCTCCAGAAGCGGTAGCCGAACTGGTGGACGAAGTACATGCCTACAGCCCCGCTTTCCACGCCGCTGCACCGTAA
- a CDS encoding PepSY-associated TM helix domain-containing protein, with amino-acid sequence MGKISIKTWFEIHKWTSLICTIFLLMLCVTGLPLIFTHEIEHWLDDGEPYAVVAPGTPRASMDGMLATAKRMYPTDAVEWLFIDDEDPQVLIGLNSQPGNDGTAHRMRFDAHTGQLLKHVPPADQEGHGFMDIMLHLHVDMFAGLAGELFLGFMGLLFCIAIVSGVVLYGPYMKKISFGTVRAARSTRIKWLDLHNLLGVATLAWAFVVGVTGVINDLSTPMFRYWQATALQTLLAPYQGQTTPKVSELASLDAAMETAAKALPGMSVASVTFPGSPYGSPYHYVIWAKGNTPLTSRLFSPALVDGRTGELTATVEMPWYLRALEVSRPLHFGDYAGMPLKIIWAVLDVITIIVLGSGLYLWFARRKSAAARIAELEARHKAWAEGAKA; translated from the coding sequence ATGGGAAAAATTTCTATCAAAACCTGGTTCGAGATCCATAAGTGGACCAGCCTGATCTGCACCATCTTCCTGCTGATGCTGTGCGTGACGGGGCTGCCGCTGATCTTCACGCATGAGATCGAACATTGGCTGGACGACGGGGAACCGTATGCCGTTGTGGCGCCCGGCACGCCTCGCGCCAGTATGGACGGCATGCTGGCGACCGCGAAGCGGATGTATCCCACCGATGCGGTCGAATGGCTTTTCATCGACGACGAGGATCCGCAAGTCCTCATCGGGCTGAACTCCCAGCCGGGCAACGACGGCACGGCGCATCGCATGCGGTTCGACGCCCATACCGGACAGTTGCTGAAGCACGTGCCGCCGGCGGATCAGGAAGGCCATGGATTCATGGACATCATGCTGCACCTGCATGTGGATATGTTCGCCGGCCTTGCGGGCGAGTTGTTTCTTGGCTTCATGGGCCTGTTGTTCTGCATCGCCATTGTCTCGGGCGTGGTGCTGTACGGCCCATACATGAAGAAGATTTCCTTCGGCACCGTCCGCGCGGCGCGTTCGACCAGGATCAAATGGCTGGACCTGCACAACCTGCTGGGCGTCGCCACGCTGGCCTGGGCCTTCGTCGTTGGTGTGACGGGTGTAATCAACGACCTTTCCACGCCGATGTTCCGCTACTGGCAGGCTACCGCGCTGCAGACGCTGCTGGCGCCCTACCAGGGCCAGACGACGCCGAAGGTCAGCGAGCTGGCGTCCCTGGATGCGGCAATGGAGACCGCGGCGAAGGCGCTGCCCGGGATGAGCGTCGCCAGCGTCACCTTCCCGGGAAGCCCGTACGGCAGCCCGTATCACTACGTCATCTGGGCCAAGGGCAACACGCCGCTGACATCCCGCCTGTTCAGCCCCGCCCTTGTCGATGGCCGCACCGGCGAATTAACGGCGACCGTGGAAATGCCCTGGTACCTGCGGGCGCTGGAAGTCTCCCGCCCCTTGCATTTCGGCGACTACGCCGGCATGCCGCTGAAGATCATCTGGGCGGTGCTGGACGTCATCACCATCATCGTTCTCGGCAGCGGTCTGTATTTGTGGTTCGCCCGCCGCAAGTCCGCCGCCGCACGCATCGCGGAGCTGGAGGCGCGCCACAAGGCCTGGGCGGAAGGGGCCAAAGCCTGA
- a CDS encoding F0F1 ATP synthase subunit epsilon, translating to MATLHVDVVSADAEIFAGDAKFVVLPGEAGELGILPGHTPLITRIRPGTLKVVREDGSEENVFVAGGILEVQPGSVTVLADTAIRAADLDEAKAEAARQKAEEALRNAKDKADIAVVEAELAMLAAQAVAARRLRGGSGRRH from the coding sequence ATGGCTACTCTGCATGTTGATGTGGTCAGTGCGGATGCGGAAATCTTCGCCGGCGATGCGAAGTTCGTCGTCCTGCCTGGCGAGGCGGGTGAGCTGGGCATTCTGCCTGGACACACGCCGCTGATTACGCGGATCCGCCCGGGCACCTTGAAGGTCGTGCGCGAGGACGGCAGCGAAGAAAACGTCTTCGTTGCCGGCGGCATCCTGGAAGTCCAGCCGGGCAGCGTCACGGTGCTGGCCGACACGGCCATTCGCGCCGCCGACCTGGACGAGGCCAAGGCCGAGGCCGCCCGTCAGAAGGCGGAGGAGGCCCTGCGCAACGCCAAGGACAAGGCGGACATTGCCGTTGTCGAGGCGGAGCTGGCCATGCTGGCGGCGCAGGCCGTCGCCGCACGCCGTCTGCGCGGCGGTTCGGGCCGCCGTCACTGA
- the atpD gene encoding F0F1 ATP synthase subunit beta, protein MSNGTIVQCIGAVVDIQFPRDQMPKIYEALTLTEEGNAFAEKGLTFEVQQQLGDGVVRTIALGSSDGLRRGMSVAATGAPISVPVGAGTLGRIMDVLGRPIDEAGPIQHEEKRSIHQEAPAFDELSPSVELLETGIKVIDLVCPFAKGGKVGLFGGAGVGKTVNMMELINNIAKQHSGLSVFAGVGERTREGNDFYHEMEESNVLDKVAMVFGQMNEPPGNRLRVALTGLTMAEKFRDEGRDILFFVDNIYRYTLAGTEVSALLGRMPSAVGYQPTLAEEMGKLQERITSTKTGSITSIQAVYVPADDLTDPSPATTFQHLDSTVVLSRDIAALGIYPAVDPLDSTSRQLDPQVVGEEHYTVARGVQQTLQRYKELRDIIAILGMDELSPDDKLAVARARKIQRFLSQPFHVAEVFTGSPGKYVPLAETIRGFKMIVNGECDALPEQAFYMVGTIDEAFEKAKKLQ, encoded by the coding sequence ATGAGCAACGGAACCATCGTTCAGTGCATCGGCGCCGTGGTGGATATTCAGTTCCCCCGCGATCAAATGCCCAAGATCTACGAGGCGCTCACCCTGACTGAAGAAGGCAACGCCTTTGCCGAGAAAGGGCTGACCTTCGAAGTCCAGCAGCAGCTGGGCGACGGCGTGGTGCGTACGATCGCGCTGGGTTCCAGCGACGGCCTGCGCCGCGGCATGAGCGTGGCCGCCACCGGCGCCCCCATTTCGGTGCCCGTGGGCGCCGGCACGCTGGGCCGCATCATGGACGTGCTTGGCCGTCCCATCGACGAGGCGGGCCCCATCCAGCACGAAGAAAAGCGCAGCATCCACCAGGAAGCGCCCGCGTTCGACGAGCTCTCGCCTTCCGTCGAACTGCTCGAAACCGGCATCAAGGTTATCGACCTGGTCTGCCCCTTCGCCAAGGGCGGCAAGGTCGGCCTGTTCGGCGGCGCCGGCGTGGGCAAGACCGTCAACATGATGGAGCTCATCAACAACATCGCCAAGCAGCACAGCGGTCTGTCGGTGTTCGCCGGCGTGGGTGAGCGCACTCGTGAAGGCAACGACTTCTACCACGAAATGGAAGAGTCGAACGTGCTGGACAAGGTCGCCATGGTGTTCGGTCAGATGAACGAACCCCCGGGCAACCGTCTGCGCGTGGCGCTGACCGGCCTGACCATGGCTGAGAAGTTCCGCGACGAAGGCCGTGACATTCTGTTCTTCGTGGACAACATCTACCGCTACACGCTGGCCGGTACCGAAGTGTCGGCGCTGCTGGGCCGTATGCCGTCGGCAGTGGGCTACCAGCCCACGCTGGCCGAGGAAATGGGCAAGCTGCAAGAGCGCATTACCTCGACGAAGACCGGTTCCATTACGTCCATCCAGGCCGTGTACGTGCCGGCGGACGACCTGACCGACCCCTCGCCCGCGACCACCTTCCAGCATCTGGACTCCACCGTCGTGCTGTCGCGTGACATCGCCGCGCTGGGCATCTACCCCGCCGTGGATCCCCTGGATTCGACCAGCCGCCAGCTGGATCCGCAGGTCGTCGGCGAAGAGCATTACACGGTGGCCCGCGGCGTTCAACAGACGCTGCAGCGTTACAAGGAACTGCGCGACATCATCGCGATTCTGGGCATGGACGAGCTGTCGCCCGACGACAAGCTGGCCGTGGCCCGCGCGCGCAAGATCCAGCGCTTCCTGTCGCAGCCCTTCCACGTGGCCGAAGTGTTCACGGGGTCGCCCGGCAAGTACGTGCCGCTGGCCGAGACCATCCGCGGCTTCAAGATGATCGTGAACGGCGAGTGCGATGCACTGCCCGAGCAGGCCTTCTACATGGTGGGCACGATCGACGAAGCCTTCGAGAAGGCCAAGAAACTGCAATAA
- the atpG gene encoding F0F1 ATP synthase subunit gamma, with amino-acid sequence MPGIKEIRTKIKSVQNTRKITKAMEMVAASKMRKAQDRMRAGRPYATKVRAIASHLMQANPEYTHPYLVAREQVKAVGVVLVTTDKGLCGGLNTNISRVTLAKLREFQERGVQVQFTALGNKGMGLLTRIGANLVSQEVGLGDQPHLDRLLGAIKVQLDAYLDGRIDELYVATTRFVNTMKQEPVFLRLLPLPEGDLEDPFRGGESESLKSEYSWDYIYEPDARAVIDDLLQRYVEGLLYQAVAENMASEQSARMVAMKAASDNAKKVIGDLQLVYNKTRQAAITKEISEIVGGAAAV; translated from the coding sequence ATGCCCGGAATCAAGGAAATCCGTACCAAGATCAAGAGCGTGCAGAACACGCGCAAGATCACCAAGGCGATGGAAATGGTCGCCGCATCCAAAATGCGCAAGGCGCAGGACCGGATGCGGGCGGGCCGTCCCTACGCCACCAAGGTGCGCGCCATCGCGTCGCACCTGATGCAGGCCAATCCGGAATATACGCATCCGTACCTGGTCGCGCGCGAGCAGGTCAAGGCCGTGGGCGTGGTGCTGGTGACCACCGACAAGGGCCTGTGCGGCGGCCTGAACACGAACATTTCGCGTGTCACGCTTGCCAAGCTGCGCGAGTTCCAGGAGCGGGGCGTGCAGGTGCAGTTCACCGCGCTCGGCAACAAAGGCATGGGGCTGCTTACCCGCATTGGCGCGAACCTGGTGTCGCAGGAAGTCGGTCTGGGCGACCAGCCCCATCTGGACCGTCTCCTGGGCGCGATCAAGGTCCAGCTGGATGCCTACCTGGACGGCCGTATCGACGAGCTGTACGTCGCCACGACCCGCTTCGTGAACACGATGAAGCAGGAGCCGGTGTTCCTGCGTCTGCTGCCGCTGCCCGAGGGCGATCTGGAAGACCCCTTCCGTGGCGGCGAAAGCGAATCGCTGAAGTCGGAGTACAGCTGGGACTACATCTACGAGCCCGACGCCCGGGCGGTCATCGACGACCTGCTGCAACGCTATGTCGAGGGCTTGCTCTACCAGGCGGTGGCCGAAAACATGGCCTCGGAACAATCCGCCCGGATGGTGGCCATGAAGGCCGCTTCGGACAATGCCAAGAAAGTGATCGGCGATCTGCAACTGGTCTACAACAAGACGCGTCAGGCCGCGATCACCAAGGAAATTTCGGAAATCGTGGGGGGAGCCGCCGCCGTCTGA
- the atpA gene encoding F0F1 ATP synthase subunit alpha — protein MQLNPSEISELLKSRIEGLGASTDIRTQGTVVSVTDGITRIHGLSDVMQGEMLEFPNNTFGVALNLERDSVGAVVLGDYTQVSEGDQVKTTGRILEVPVGPELKGRVVNTLGEPIDGRGPINTKETDVIEKVAPGVIARRSVSQPLQTGIKAIDAMVPIGRGQRELIIGDRQTGKTAVAVDTIISQKGKGVTCVYVAIGQKASTINNVVRKLEEHGAMEYTIVVAASASDSAAMQYLAPYAGCTMGEYFRDRGEDALIIYDDLTKQAWAYRQVSLLLRRPPGREAYPGDVFYLHSRLLERAARVNEEYVEKFTNGAVKGKTGSLTALPIIETQAGDVSAFVPTNVISITDGQIFLETDLFNAGVRPAINAGISVSRVGGAAQTKVVKKLSGGIRTDLAQYRELAAFAQFASDLDDATRRQLERGKRVVELLKQPQYQPLQVWELAVSLYAVNNGYLDDVEVPQVLAFEKALKDHLKSKMPDLIQRIEDTKELSKDDEAVLASEIQEFKKHGAF, from the coding sequence ATGCAACTCAATCCCTCCGAGATCAGCGAACTGCTCAAGAGCCGCATCGAGGGCCTGGGCGCTTCGACCGATATCCGTACCCAGGGCACGGTGGTTTCCGTGACCGACGGTATTACCCGCATCCACGGTCTGTCCGACGTGATGCAGGGCGAAATGCTCGAGTTTCCCAACAACACCTTCGGCGTGGCCCTGAACCTCGAGCGCGATTCCGTCGGCGCCGTGGTGCTGGGCGACTACACCCAGGTGTCGGAAGGCGACCAGGTCAAGACGACCGGCCGCATTCTGGAAGTGCCCGTGGGCCCCGAGCTGAAGGGCCGTGTCGTGAACACGCTGGGCGAGCCCATCGACGGCCGTGGTCCGATCAACACGAAAGAAACCGACGTGATCGAAAAGGTTGCGCCGGGCGTGATCGCCCGCCGCTCGGTGTCGCAGCCGCTGCAGACCGGTATCAAGGCCATCGACGCCATGGTGCCTATCGGCCGCGGCCAGCGCGAACTGATCATCGGCGACCGCCAGACCGGCAAGACCGCCGTCGCGGTGGACACCATCATCAGCCAGAAGGGCAAGGGCGTTACCTGCGTGTACGTCGCCATTGGCCAAAAGGCGTCGACGATCAACAACGTGGTGCGCAAGCTGGAAGAGCACGGCGCGATGGAATACACCATCGTCGTTGCGGCCTCGGCCTCCGACTCGGCCGCCATGCAGTATCTGGCTCCGTACGCCGGCTGCACGATGGGCGAATACTTCCGCGACCGCGGCGAAGACGCGCTGATCATCTATGACGATCTGACCAAGCAAGCCTGGGCGTACCGCCAGGTGTCGCTGCTGCTGCGCCGTCCGCCCGGCCGTGAAGCCTATCCCGGCGACGTCTTCTACCTGCACAGCCGTCTGCTGGAGCGCGCCGCGCGCGTCAATGAAGAGTACGTCGAGAAGTTCACCAACGGCGCAGTCAAGGGCAAGACCGGCTCGCTCACCGCGCTGCCGATCATCGAAACCCAGGCCGGCGACGTGTCCGCCTTCGTGCCGACCAACGTGATCTCGATCACCGACGGCCAGATCTTCCTGGAGACGGACCTGTTCAACGCTGGTGTGCGTCCCGCCATCAACGCCGGTATCTCGGTGTCCCGCGTGGGCGGCGCCGCGCAGACCAAGGTCGTCAAGAAGCTGTCCGGCGGTATCCGTACCGACCTGGCGCAGTACCGTGAACTGGCCGCCTTCGCGCAGTTCGCCTCGGACCTGGACGACGCCACCCGCCGTCAGCTGGAACGCGGCAAGCGCGTGGTGGAACTGCTCAAGCAGCCGCAGTACCAGCCGCTGCAGGTGTGGGAACTGGCCGTCAGCCTGTATGCCGTGAACAACGGCTACCTGGACGATGTCGAGGTTCCGCAAGTACTGGCTTTCGAAAAGGCGCTGAAGGACCACCTGAAGTCCAAGATGCCCGACTTGATCCAGCGCATCGAAGACACCAAGGAACTGTCCAAGGACGACGAAGCCGTGCTGGCTTCCGAGATCCAGGAGTTCAAGAAGCACGGTGCTTTTTAA
- a CDS encoding F0F1 ATP synthase subunit delta, translated as MAELSTVARPYAEALFAAAREDKAGLDFWTGLVNQMAQIAGNPDVRAAMSDPRLADTERAQAFVGLLQGDVPQYARNFIALLVENDRLLLLPEIAEQFEALRNRHEGTAQADIASAFELSPEQVKDLLAALELKFGLKLKPRVTVDPSLIGGVRVAVGDQVLDTSVQAQLARMRDTLAA; from the coding sequence ATGGCTGAACTATCGACTGTCGCCCGGCCGTATGCCGAGGCCTTGTTCGCCGCCGCGCGCGAAGACAAGGCAGGGCTGGACTTCTGGACCGGGCTGGTGAATCAAATGGCCCAGATCGCCGGCAATCCGGACGTTCGTGCGGCCATGTCGGATCCCCGACTGGCGGACACCGAACGCGCGCAGGCCTTCGTCGGACTTCTGCAGGGCGACGTGCCGCAGTACGCGCGCAACTTCATCGCCTTGCTGGTCGAAAACGACCGCCTGCTGCTTCTGCCCGAGATCGCGGAGCAGTTCGAGGCGCTGAGGAACCGCCACGAGGGCACGGCGCAGGCCGACATCGCCAGCGCGTTCGAGCTGAGCCCCGAGCAGGTCAAGGACTTGCTTGCCGCCCTGGAACTGAAGTTCGGCCTCAAGCTAAAGCCCCGCGTGACGGTCGATCCCTCCCTGATCGGTGGGGTTCGGGTGGCCGTGGGAGATCAGGTGCTCGATACATCGGTGCAAGCGCAATTGGCCCGCATGCGCGATACGCTGGCGGCATAG
- a CDS encoding F0F1 ATP synthase subunit B, with the protein MNLNATIFFQMLVFFVLGWFTMKFVWPPLTKAMDERRQKIADGLAAAEKGKADLAQAQARISLIEASAKSENHARMVEAEKQANMLLDQARREAEAERARIVAQAKQDAELEVQRARDRLRDEVAALAVKGAEQILRREIDARAHAELLNQLKAQL; encoded by the coding sequence GTGAATCTGAACGCGACGATCTTTTTCCAGATGCTCGTGTTCTTCGTTCTGGGCTGGTTCACGATGAAGTTCGTGTGGCCGCCGCTGACGAAGGCGATGGATGAGCGCCGCCAGAAAATCGCCGACGGCCTGGCCGCGGCGGAAAAGGGCAAGGCCGACCTCGCCCAGGCGCAGGCGCGCATCAGTCTGATCGAAGCTTCTGCCAAGTCCGAAAACCACGCTCGCATGGTGGAAGCCGAAAAGCAGGCGAACATGCTGCTGGATCAGGCGCGCCGCGAAGCGGAAGCCGAACGCGCGCGTATCGTGGCGCAGGCCAAGCAGGATGCCGAGCTGGAAGTGCAGCGCGCGCGCGACCGGTTGCGCGACGAGGTCGCCGCCCTGGCCGTCAAGGGCGCCGAGCAAATCCTGCGTCGCGAGATCGATGCCCGTGCCCATGCCGAGCTGCTGAACCAGCTCAAGGCGCAGCTTTAA
- the atpE gene encoding F0F1 ATP synthase subunit C: MTNVAFVALACGLIIGLGAIGACIGIALMGGKYLEASARQPELMNALQTKMFLLAGLIDAAFLIGVGIAMLFAFANPFVG, translated from the coding sequence ATGACCAACGTAGCTTTCGTTGCTCTCGCCTGCGGTCTCATCATCGGTCTGGGCGCCATCGGCGCTTGCATCGGTATCGCGCTGATGGGGGGCAAATACCTGGAAGCTTCGGCTCGTCAGCCTGAACTGATGAACGCCCTGCAAACCAAGATGTTCCTGCTGGCTGGCCTGATCGACGCCGCGTTCCTGATCGGTGTCGGTATCGCCATGCTGTTCGCGTTCGCCAACCCCTTCGTCGGCTGA
- the atpB gene encoding F0F1 ATP synthase subunit A produces MAAASDVSPQSEYIQHHLVHLNNIGEKQDAIANFSIINYDSLFWSILMGLVVVFFLWRAARKATAGVPGRFQMFVESLIDMVEEQAKSIVPSEVSRRFVSPLALTVFLWIVLMNALDLVPVDLLATIFRWTGLGAHHGDPLYYHRILPTADLNVPMGMSLGVLLLMFYYGLKIKHPGGFVKELVSAPFHAHGFMAIVLFPFNLLLNLIEYAAKSVSLGMRLFGNMFAGELIFMLIALLGGAWTGFNASSISLGIGQLLAGSIWAIFHILIVLLQGFIFMMLTLVYIGQAHEGH; encoded by the coding sequence ATGGCTGCTGCCAGCGACGTGTCGCCCCAGTCTGAATATATTCAGCACCACCTGGTGCATCTGAACAACATTGGCGAAAAGCAGGATGCCATCGCCAATTTCAGCATCATCAATTACGACTCGCTGTTCTGGTCCATCCTGATGGGCCTGGTCGTGGTTTTCTTCCTGTGGCGCGCGGCGCGCAAAGCCACGGCAGGCGTGCCGGGCCGCTTCCAGATGTTCGTGGAGTCGCTCATCGACATGGTCGAGGAGCAGGCCAAGAGCATCGTCCCGAGCGAGGTCTCGCGCCGCTTCGTTTCTCCGCTGGCCCTCACGGTGTTCCTCTGGATCGTTCTGATGAACGCGCTGGACCTGGTGCCCGTGGATCTGCTCGCCACCATCTTCCGCTGGACCGGCCTGGGCGCGCACCATGGCGATCCCTTGTACTACCATCGCATCCTGCCCACGGCGGACCTCAACGTGCCCATGGGCATGTCGCTGGGCGTGCTGCTGCTGATGTTCTACTACGGGCTCAAGATCAAGCACCCCGGCGGCTTCGTGAAGGAACTGGTCAGCGCGCCGTTCCATGCGCACGGCTTCATGGCCATCGTGCTGTTCCCCTTCAATCTCCTGCTCAACCTGATCGAGTACGCGGCCAAGTCCGTGTCGCTGGGCATGCGGTTGTTCGGCAACATGTTCGCCGGCGAACTGATTTTCATGCTGATCGCGCTGCTGGGCGGCGCCTGGACAGGCTTCAACGCCTCCAGCATCAGCCTGGGCATCGGCCAGCTGCTGGCGGGCTCCATCTGGGCCATCTTCCATATCCTGATCGTGCTGCTGCAAGGCTTTATTTTCATGATGCTGACGCTGGTCTACATCGGCCAGGCGCACGAAGGACATTGA
- a CDS encoding ATP synthase subunit I: protein MINNSNDLNVLKEEPEKPGGSQGSQYSETPRDARALPTGEARLVLSAEQKAALRTRTSRGLIRAVVAQCVMAVLATVVAWLVAGTAAGLSALVGAGAYLVPNTLFALRLLVDAQRPGRANPFTFFLGEAFKLGMTVLLLWLAVHLGGERIVWPAMLIGLICALKGYVLLLMFGKLS, encoded by the coding sequence TTGATCAATAATTCCAACGACTTGAATGTCCTGAAAGAGGAACCGGAAAAACCGGGGGGAAGTCAGGGCAGTCAGTACAGTGAGACACCGCGCGATGCGCGGGCTCTGCCGACGGGTGAGGCCAGGCTGGTGCTCAGTGCGGAACAAAAAGCCGCGCTGCGCACGAGAACAAGCCGGGGGCTGATTCGAGCGGTCGTGGCGCAGTGCGTCATGGCGGTTCTGGCGACGGTGGTCGCGTGGCTGGTTGCGGGGACGGCAGCAGGTTTGTCGGCGCTGGTGGGGGCGGGGGCGTATCTTGTGCCAAACACTCTGTTTGCGCTGCGTTTGCTGGTGGACGCGCAACGGCCAGGCCGTGCCAATCCGTTCACTTTTTTCCTGGGCGAGGCATTCAAGCTGGGCATGACAGTGCTGCTGTTGTGGCTGGCGGTTCACCTTGGCGGTGAGCGGATCGTGTGGCCGGCGATGTTGATCGGCCTCATCTGCGCACTGAAAGGGTATGTACTGCTTCTGATGTTCGGCAAGTTGTCGTAG